One Candidatus Dormiibacterota bacterium genomic window, CCGCCACGCGGCCCTGCTGCAGCAGCATGTCGCCCATATTGAGCCGCAACTGTCCGGCCATCCGCACGTCGCGGAGCGTCTCGAAGATGCGCAGGCCTTTCTGCGCGTAGGAGAGCGCCCGCGCATACTGGCCTGTCTCCTGCAGCGACAGGGCGAGCCCCTCGTAGATGCCGCCGAGTGCCGGCATATCGAGCACCTGCTGCGCCGCCGCGATCGCCGATTCGTATGCGGAGATCGCCTCGATCGGCTGGCCCGCCACGTAGTGGAGGTTGGCTCGATGGCCGAGGATCCGGGCCTTCAAGACGGGATCGGCCAGGCCGCTCGACTGATAGCGCTCCAGGGCTTGATCGAACCACTGGCCGGCGGCATGCGGCCGGCGTAGCAGGTAGTGGACGCTGCCCATCCGGTCATACAGCTCGACCAGGAGCTGGTGCCACTGCGCCCGCTCGGCGACGGCGATCGCCTCCTCCAGGACGGGCTTGGCATCTTGCGGGCGCCCCAGCTTGAGTTGGGCCGCCGCCAGCGCCAGTTGCGCGCGCGTGCGCAGCTCGATGGAGATGGTCCGGGCGAGGATCCGCGTCATCAGTGACTCGGCCCGGGCGGCTTCGCCGTGCAACAGGCTCATCTCGGCTTCCGCGAGCGCCAGCTCGAGCGCGGCGCTGGAGTCGCCTGGCTCTTCGAGAAAGTACTCGATCGGCCGTTGCAGCCGGTGGGCGATGATCCGCAGATTCTGCGTCGACGGCTGGGCGCTCCCCAGCTCGACCTGGTTGAGGAAGGCCCGACTAAAGTCGTCGCCGGCGACGGCGGCCAGGCTCAGCCCGAGTTCCTGCCGCGCCTGCCGGATCCGCCGTCCGAGCGGACTCGGCGTTGCGGGGTCATCCGCTAACGGACGCCCCGCCCGCCGTTTGTTAAGCACAGCCTACAGTCTATCAATACGAACTTGACAGTGACAAACCGCTTAGGTTGGGTTCGGCCAGACGCCGGCGAAGGATAGTAAGGCCGCCAAGAGGACAAACAGAAGCCAGGGGTTGAGAAGACGCCGCACGGTCCCACCTCCAAAACAGGCGGCTCGCTCCGATCGGCCTGTCTGCTGCCAGCTTATGAGCGGCCGTCACTCAAGGGGGTCACGTCTGTAACGGATTCCGTAAGGCCGGTCGCGAACCCCTGACTGCCCTGCCACCGGCGTATCTATAATCGGGTTCCGCTTGTGTCCCCGTAGCTCAGCCTGGATAGAGCACTGGCCTCCGGAGCCAGGAGCACAGGTTCAAATCCTGTCGGGGACACCACCCATTCCGGGTGTAAATACTTATTAGTGTATTTGTATAAACAACGTGAACGGAGCCACGAGGCGCTCCCAATCAGGCCGGTGGAGCTCACACGAGATCGCTACTTGTACTTTCTCGAATGCAATGCCCGATCCTCGCTAGATCCTCTGGCGTGCGGTGAAACTGGGCCTCGTTGCTGATAGGGCGGCCCTCGTAGGGATCTCCCGCATAGCGTGGATAGAGATGCATGTCTAGATGCGGAATCGTGTTGCAACGAAATGGGGCGCCCAACGTATTCAGCCAGTGCTGATGGTCGACCGCAACGGCAGAAATCGATCTTCAGGGATCGGCTGTTTCCCAGACACCTCGGCCTCTACAACGAGTCAGGCTGCGGAACATCACCTCCGGGCAACCCTGATGAAGGTATTTCACAAGCTCGGCGTCACGTCTTGCACCCAGCCGGACCAAGTGCCGTTGCTGGAACTGGTCGCGGAGGGCTTTGACCGACATCGGGCGGGCTCGGACGACTCGCCTCGTTTGGCCGAAGCTCGTGAGGATGCCGTCATCGCCGCCGGGCAGCCAGTTTGTTAGAAGAAGCTGGTGCTGAAGCCCGGGACGATCGGGCCGCTCAGAATCCGGCGTCCGTGCTGTCCGGTGACCACCCAGAGGTCGACGCCCTGATTGCTCGGGGTGCTCCCTCGATAGATGGCCACCGCCAAGTCGGAGCCGTCGGGGCGGCCCAGGACCGATACCACTAGCGGCTTGCCCTGCGGCCAATCGGCCGGGTAGGGCGTTGACCAGGTCGCGACATTCGTGCGCCACAGGATCGCGGCGACGGTTCGACTCGTGTCGCTGATGGTGAGCGCCACCGAGCCGTCCCACGAAAACCCGATGATGCTCAGGTTCGCGAACTGGGCCAGCACCTGGCCATCGGTTAGGCTGCGGATGACCGTCCCGCCCCCCGGCTCGCCGGTATTGCCTGACACGCTTCGATCCTCAACCAGGAACATGCCGTCGCGGGAGGCCAGGACTCGAGCCATCTCCTGCGCGGGATAGCTGTGCTGGAAGACCCGGGCGCCGGTCGACAACTTGAAGACCGAGACGTCGGTGACCCACGCGAACGCGCGCTGCGCCACCACCACTCGGTCGACGCTGAGGCTGCAGGCGAGGATCTCTGGTCCAGCATTGCCGGTTACCGTGCCATATGTCGCGACGACGCGAGCGCCTCCGGTCGGGTCCTTGAGCCAGATCTTCTGCGATCCCTCCTGCCCATAGGTGGTCCCCGCCGCTACGAAGGTGCACCAGTGATTGCTGTCGTCCGCCCAGACGGGGCCGGGTCCCTTTGTTAGGTCCGTGTGCCCGACCAGTTTGCCCGTCACGTCGTAGACCTCGCCTCCCAGCGCCGATAACTTGGATCCGTCCGGTGTCTGGTTGTAGGCGCTGAGGGCAAGCTGCCCGGCGTGCTTCCCACTCCAATCGAGCGCCACCATCTGGCCTGAGGACGGGCTGTACCAGATCAGCGGCTCCCCCCTCGACGGGGGAGAGGATGGAGGCGGAGTTGCTGTGGTCTGGGGTTGGTTGCCCGTCGGCCGACCACCGCAGGCAGCGATCAGGATCACCATCGTCGCCACCGCCGCCCGAAAAACATAGCGATTCATCGTCCACCCCCGTCTGGCTAACGCACTGGTATCACGTTTGATAACACTCTCAACGTCGAACACCCCCACAAGGTTTCACTCGGAACGATGCATCTGCTATTGCCAGGCGAACGCGAAGTTGATTGGGAAGGTCCGGGCATACTGTGCTGAGCGGCGGAACGGGAGCGGAGCCTGAAGCTGGGGATGGAGTTCGCCGTGCGTCCGCGGACCGTCCGCTGAGCGTCCGCTAGAACGCGATCGACGAATCCCAGGCGTTCATCTCGGTTGGCAGGTGGAGTTCATAACTTGTACGGTGGGGGACACCACTCAAAACAAGTTTTGAACCGGGCTGGGCGAATTCGAAAAGCTGCTGAAAAGGATCATTAAGAGCCCATCCGCGCAGCCGAGAGTTCCGTCGACGGTCACCCTGGAGAACAGGAGTTTTGCAAACTGCCGGCGCTGCTGAACCGTTCCGCACGGTCCCAGATCAGGCTAAGGTTGGAGAGGATCCCCAGTTCGGTCTTGACATCGCGCTGCTCCTTCTCAAACCCGGCCGTGACGTGGTCTAGTCGCTCGCGGACCTCCCGCTGAGCCGCCTCGTTGAGTGACCGGACGCTGCTGTGTTCTAGGTTTCTGCGCCTCGGCCTCTTGCTGGCCCGGGATGCGTCCCCTCAGCCGATCCAAGAGCGGTTGTTGCACCCCTCGGCCAGCTCCGGCTTGATCTCGATCCTTGCAAGCAATCGACGGAACTCGGACTCGACCGAACTTGCCGCTGCCCATGGCAGATCTCCAGGATCGATGGCCAGGTTCCTGCGGTCTGAAAGTCAGCCTGCTGGCGCGCAACATCTTTTATGACGCCCTGGGTCGCTAGCTATTCTTGGTAGACCGCGCCGGAATCTTCATGCCTCCTTCTGTGAACGGCCCGCGGCCGGGCCAACATCAACCACTTCAACAAGTCGCTCGAACGGTAGACCGGAACGCGTGACGACGTCCTCGACGACCTTCCTCGAGGGCGCGTCGAAAATGCAGAACAGCGAGTCCTCGGCCGGGACCAGGGTGGATTCGATAATGCGAATCTCGATGCCGCTCACCCGCAGCTGCGCGGCAACGTCGGCTGCGCGCATCAAGGCGGCTGCCAGCTGCTCGCTGGAGATGCCCACCGGATAGCTCTCTAGCATGAAGCGCGCCACCTGTTTCCTCCTCAGCTGGAGCTCTTTGGGAGGAGCTCAGCGAAGTTGACATGGGGGCGCGCGCTCGTTGTGGTGCCCACGATGTTTCCGGCGTGGTCGATCCAGACATAGTTCGGACTATTGTCAACCTCATAGGTCGCGTTGGTGTGCGGGTCCACCACGTCGACGACCCCGCGGATGTCTTTCGAAATCGATGTCGAGACCTCGTCTTGGATCGCCACCTTGCCGGCATACGGCTGATCGAAGATCTGGTGCATGGCTTCCCCTTCCGCGCCGATGATCCTGGCCTGCGCAAGCGTGGTCCGCCCCTGTTGGGCGACCCACTGAGGGTCGACACGGATGGAGGCAGCCGCATGCTTGAGCACGGCTCCGGCCTCACCGAGCCGGCCTTCGGGTGCCTCGAGCACCTGCCGCTTCGGGCTGCGCAGGCCTGGGAGCCGCTTCGACTGCGCGAGGCTCCAGCGAAAAAGCGATGTCCAGACACGCTGTGCGGCTTTCATGACCGGTGAAACGTGATCGTGCAGGCGGGGCACACCGCGTTCGAGAGCGTCAGCGTGTTGTTGTCGGCCATGCGGTAGTCGTCGGTTTCGGAGGTGCCCGCCAGGTACGGTTGTCCGTTTGGAAGTTTCTCGGGGTCGGCCTTCATGTCAGTGAAGTGGATCTGTCCGGTTGCCGCAAGGACTTGGTAGTTCCCCGTGATCAGGATTCGATACGTGCTTGGGCCGTAGATCCCGCTGCACATCGTCGTCTGCGAGTAGGAGTGGTTTGGGCTGAAGAGCATTTGCACCGTCTCTTGGCTACCATCGAACAGGCAGGTGCCCATGCCATTCCAGCCGCCCCACAGCACGCGAGCGGGGTCGGGAGGCGCGGTGGGGGCCGGCGCCGGTGACGGCGCCGGAGCCGGGGTGGGCGTCGGAACCGGCGTCGGCGCGGGCGTGACGGTGGGCGTCGGTGTCGGTGTGACGGTTGGGCTTGGCACGACCGCTGCGCCCCGGTTAGAACATGCGACGAGCCCGGCGCCAATGATGAACCACCCGAATAGAGCGATTGGCAATCGCAGCTGGCCGGCGTACTTCACAGTGATCCTCCTCTTCCGTTGAATGCCGCTATGGTGCGGCGACCGGCCGCTCCACGAAATAGAGGAATCCCTAGGAGTGCGCTGGCGTCCCCCCACTACGGCTGTCCCGCACGGGCGAGGAGGGAGATTCTTGCAGGCGTAGGGCAAGCTCCGTTCGCGATCGGAGCGCCAACTTGGTATAGATCCGCGTCAGATTCGCTTCGACGGCCTTGACGCTGACGAACATCGCACTGGCGATCTCGCGGTTGGTGCGACCCTCCGCGACCAGCCGTGCAACTCGCTCCTCGGTTGCGCTGAGCTCATCTGGCCCAGCGGGATGGAGGCCGAGACGCTGGGTTTCTGCCTCGACCTGGGCCGCCCATCCCAACGCCCCCAGGTTCTGAAAGAGTCCTAGGGCGCGCTCCAGGGAATCCCGCGATGCTCGCTTCTGCCGGGAGCGGCGCTGGATGTTGCCTTGTATAAGAAGCGTGCGTCCGAGTTCGAATGGCTCGACAAGCCGGTCATGCGCAACGAGCGCTTGCGCCAGCGCGATCTGCGCTCCGGCCAGGTCCCCATGCGCAGCGGCGAGCAATGCCCGGCACCTTGCGGCCATCGCAAGCGCCCAGGCTCGATTGAGCCGTCGCCCGCGCTCCTCTAGCGTTTCGAGCAGGTTCATGGCCTCCTCGAGTCGCCCAAGCGCAATCAGGGCCTCGATGGCATCGTGTCTGCTGCGAAGGACGGTCGGCTCGTCGAACCCTCCGCGCTCCTCGAGCTCGGTCACGCGTTGGAGCCAGCCGTTCGCGGACTCCGGATCACCACGTGAGAGCTCGATGAAGCCGAGCAGAGCCCAGATTCTGCCTTCGGCCAGGCGCGTTCCCGATTTCTTGTTGAGGGTCAGCGACTCGGTGGCGAGGCTGCAGGCGGTGTCCAGGCGACCGCGCCGAGCCATCACCAGGGCACGGGCGAGCAATAAGAGGGGGATGCGAAACAGCTGCTCGGTGCGTGCCGCCGCCTCCAGGCCGTCCGTTACGCAGCGATCTGCAAGGTCCAGGTCACCGGCCCGGCACTCGAGGTCGCTCACAAAGAAATAGAGAAGCGGCAAGGAGATGTCGAGGCCATGGTCATGCGCCTGTTGGCGCAAGGCGCCGAACGCCCGTCGAGCCAGGTCAGGCGTCTCTCCAAGCTGGGAAATCATCCAGGCCCATGCCATTCGCGGTGAATTCTCGAGCGGGAGATGCTGGGTGGCCCGTTCGACGGCCAGGCAGCGGTCAATCAGTTCGGGCGTTAGACCCTCTCCCGACATGTACCCCACCCACAGCACCGCCGTGCAGGCGAGCCCGACCACCGTCGGATCCGTTTGGGCCTCCGCCAGCTCGAGGGCAGCCTGGACATGGGCTTTCGCACGGCGCGCGTTGGCGCCGCCCCATGCAAACGACAGGCCAAGCGTGTGGTGGATTGCGGACTTGAGGGCAACATCGGAGCCGGCCTCCCCCAGGGCCCGATCCATGGCCGTGATCTGCTGCTCGACTTCCACCGTCGAGTGGCGAAACTCGCTGAGATACCAGAGCGCGCGAGCTCGCACTGGCCCGGCCGGTGCCGAGCGCTCGATCTCTTCCCACAGCTCACGCGCCCGCTCCGTGTTGCCCGCGAGATAGTGACACATCGCGCCGTCGGTCATCCGCCGCCACAACGCGTCGGGTTCGCCTGCCGGCGTCAGCCGTCGTGCCTCTTCAAGAAGGACGGCCGCTGTCTCCGGCGCACCGCGGGCACGCGCGCGCTGCGCGGCTTCGTCGATCGTCTGCGCAATCTCCTCGTCGGGGTCGGTGGTCGCGAGGGCCAGGTGCCGAGCCCGTTCCTCGACGTCGCTGACCACCTCAGCCAAGCGGCGATGTAGCGCACGCCGGTGCGCAGCTGATGCGGTCGCGTAGTGCACTGATGCCAGCAACGGGTGGGAGAACCGGACCCGATCGGCCTCGATTTCAATGACGCCTGCCCGCTCGGCGCGCTTCAGTTCGGCCTCGACCGTTTGCGGACTCTCCGCTGCCGACGTGATGATGGTCACGGTCGGACTCGAGAGCGCGGCCACCGTGAGGAGGGCGTCTCGGGTCTTACGCGGGAGACGTTCGAGCCGACCCTCCACCAATTCGCGCAGACTCTTAGGAACGGGGATGGTCCCTACTGGATGGTCGGTGTCCTGGGCCAGCAGATCGCGCGCGATCTCGAGGGCATAGAATGGGTTGCCCCCCGAGATCTGATGTAGCTGGACGAGCACTGGGCGAGGTAACTCGGCACCGAGACGCGAGCGAACCATGTGGTGCAGTGCCCCGAGGCTGAGTGGCGCCAGCTCGAGTCGGGAGAACCGATCGGCCGGGAGAGCCCGATCGAGTCCTAGGCTGACACTGCGATCCTCGCGTGTGCGCTGGACGAGAAGCACGCCGATCGGCTCGACCTGTAGCCGACGGATCGCAAATTGCAGCACCCGTGCGGATGGCTGATCGAGCCAGTGGGCATCATCGATCCCCAGCAGGACCGGCGTAGATTTCGCGAGCGTACGCAGGCTGGCGAGGACGGCGGCCGCGACCGCTCGCGAGTCCAGCGTTTCACCCGGCTCGGCTTCACGCAGAAGAGCAACTTCCAGGGCATGCCGCTGGGGGGCGGCCAGCGCCGAGAGGCTCTCCTCCACAACGCCTTCGAGGAGATCTGTCAGCGCGGCGTACGAGAATTTGGCTTCCGCCTCGGCCGATCGGCATGACAGCACCCGGAACCGCCTGGCGGCCTCCTCGAGCGACCAGCGCCAAACGGTGGTTTTTCCCATCCCGGGCTCGCCCTCGACGAGCAGCGCCTGAGGCCCTGCGGGGATGGCGTTGAGGAAGCCCGAGATGCGGACCAACTCCTCATCCCGGCCGAAGATGCTGGTCGCAGATGGGGCGGCCACCCGCCCGACATTCATCAGACCCCTCCCCGTCGAAGCACGGGCCCCCCGGTGAAGCTAACCTGCGATATCAGCGGTTGTCAAGCAGGCGGGCGTCCTTGCCGTGCGGGCCTGTGTCGCGTCTTGAACAAGCATTCGTATCAGCTTTGAAGGTTTCAGCGGGACAAGGTGTCGTTTCGTGTGGGCCTTGCTTGAGCGAGACGACTGAGGCCGGCGGTCCCAAGCAGACGGATCCGCGTAGCCGCATGGGTGCTCCTGTATGGAACCCTCAAATTGGTAGGCGCCCACCGAGCGTCCGCTGGAGCTCGACCGCTGAATACCAAGCGCCCAACTCGACGGGCAGGTGGAGTTCATAACTCGTACGGTTGGGGACACTCCCAGAACAAGTTATGAGCCGGGCCGCACACCGGCCTGGAATCAGGGCTAACCGGACTCATCTCGCCGCAGGCTGTGGGGCTGGCGCCAGGAAGACCGGTCGCGCCCGTGGCACCCGGGT contains:
- a CDS encoding nickel-binding protein; protein product: MARFMLESYPVGISSEQLAAALMRAADVAAQLRVSGIEIRIIESTLVPAEDSLFCIFDAPSRKVVEDVVTRSGLPFERLVEVVDVGPAAGRSQKEA
- a CDS encoding AAA family ATPase, encoding MNVGRVAAPSATSIFGRDEELVRISGFLNAIPAGPQALLVEGEPGMGKTTVWRWSLEEAARRFRVLSCRSAEAEAKFSYAALTDLLEGVVEESLSALAAPQRHALEVALLREAEPGETLDSRAVAAAVLASLRTLAKSTPVLLGIDDAHWLDQPSARVLQFAIRRLQVEPIGVLLVQRTREDRSVSLGLDRALPADRFSRLELAPLSLGALHHMVRSRLGAELPRPVLVQLHQISGGNPFYALEIARDLLAQDTDHPVGTIPVPKSLRELVEGRLERLPRKTRDALLTVAALSSPTVTIITSAAESPQTVEAELKRAERAGVIEIEADRVRFSHPLLASVHYATASAAHRRALHRRLAEVVSDVEERARHLALATTDPDEEIAQTIDEAAQRARARGAPETAAVLLEEARRLTPAGEPDALWRRMTDGAMCHYLAGNTERARELWEEIERSAPAGPVRARALWYLSEFRHSTVEVEQQITAMDRALGEAGSDVALKSAIHHTLGLSFAWGGANARRAKAHVQAALELAEAQTDPTVVGLACTAVLWVGYMSGEGLTPELIDRCLAVERATQHLPLENSPRMAWAWMISQLGETPDLARRAFGALRQQAHDHGLDISLPLLYFFVSDLECRAGDLDLADRCVTDGLEAAARTEQLFRIPLLLLARALVMARRGRLDTACSLATESLTLNKKSGTRLAEGRIWALLGFIELSRGDPESANGWLQRVTELEERGGFDEPTVLRSRHDAIEALIALGRLEEAMNLLETLEERGRRLNRAWALAMAARCRALLAAAHGDLAGAQIALAQALVAHDRLVEPFELGRTLLIQGNIQRRSRQKRASRDSLERALGLFQNLGALGWAAQVEAETQRLGLHPAGPDELSATEERVARLVAEGRTNREIASAMFVSVKAVEANLTRIYTKLALRSRTELALRLQESPSSPVRDSRSGGTPAHS
- a CDS encoding tetratricopeptide repeat protein — protein: MLNKRRAGRPLADDPATPSPLGRRIRQARQELGLSLAAVAGDDFSRAFLNQVELGSAQPSTQNLRIIAHRLQRPIEYFLEEPGDSSAALELALAEAEMSLLHGEAARAESLMTRILARTISIELRTRAQLALAAAQLKLGRPQDAKPVLEEAIAVAERAQWHQLLVELYDRMGSVHYLLRRPHAAGQWFDQALERYQSSGLADPVLKARILGHRANLHYVAGQPIEAISAYESAIAAAQQVLDMPALGGIYEGLALSLQETGQYARALSYAQKGLRIFETLRDVRMAGQLRLNMGDMLLQQGRVAEADRLFSEGAEHLRRLGDRELLPHLVTGMAESALERKDIERANELIEEAIDLSTHSSDPMATVAVHRVAGRIAHTRGRWESAHRHFERALEVAVTIDSPDLRARVTYDFARALEAEGDNAQAALRFRQAYEAGRGERTRLRAVSELDA